The Panicum hallii strain FIL2 chromosome 9, PHallii_v3.1, whole genome shotgun sequence genome has a window encoding:
- the LOC112873845 gene encoding uncharacterized protein LOC112873845, whose protein sequence is MSAPPSLKPPATAAAASPRAVAAPRATALRSACARPTRRLQFSASAAVAGASTEMTDDNLGWAERSLEELGSLPDNDTFCLMALSPLDGRYDRFIKDLMPFFSEFGLIRYRVLIEVKWLLKISQIPEITEVPPFSEEAQLFLNGIVQNFGIDDAKEVKKIEKITNHDVKAVEYFLKQRCSSNPEIAKVSEFFHFACTSEDINNLSHALALKEGVNGVMFPAMIDICKAMCSLATQNSAYPMLSRTHGQPASPTTVGKEMANFAARLSDIGKSFSEVKILGKFAGAVGNYNAHVVAYPEVDWPKVAEEFVRSLGLQFNPYVTQIEPHDYISKLFNLFIQFNNVLTDFDRDMWSYISLGYFKQIPKAGEVGSSTMPHKINPIDFENSDGNLHLANGILSAISIKLPISRLQRDLTDSTVLRNLGVGLGHSLLAYKATIRGISKVQVNESRLAEDLEKTWEVLAEPIQTVMRRYGIPEPYEKLKELTRGQAVTKDSMQQFVDGLDIPEEVRSKLAKLTPHSYTGLAEDLAKDIEKLVDLESGFKIK, encoded by the exons ATGtcggcgccgccgtcgctcaAACCCCCGgcaaccgccgccgcggcctctccccgcgcggtcgccgccccGAGGGCCACCGCGCTCCGCAGCGCCTGTGCCCGCCCGACGCGACGCCTCCAGTTCTCAGCCTCAGCTGCCGTCGCCGGAGCTTCCACCGAG ATGACTGATGATAACCTGGGCTGGGCGGAGAGGTCGCTGGAGGAGCTCGGCAGCTTGCCGGACAACGATACGTTCTGCCTGATGGCGCTCTCGCCGCTGGATGGGCGGTACGATCGCTTCATCAAGGACCTGATGCCCTTCTTCAGCGAGTTCGGACTCATCAGATACCGCGTCCTCATCGAG GTGAAGTGGCTACTGAAAATTTCTCAAATTCCTGAAATCACTGAGGTGCCGCCATTCAGCGAGGAGGCCCAGCTCTTCTTGAATGGGATTGTCCAGAATTTTGGCATTGATGATGCGAAGGAAGTGAAGAAAATCGAGAAAATAACAAACCATGATGTGAAAGCTGTTGAGTACTTTCTGAAGCAGAGATGCAGCTCAAATCCAGAGATTGCAAAG GTGTCGGAGTTCTTCCATTTTGCATGTACCTCTGAGGACATCAACAACCTGTCACATGCATTGGCTCTGAAAGAGGGGGTAAATGGAGTTATGTTCCCTGCCATGATCGACATATGCAAAGCAATGTGTTCCTTGGCAACACAAAATTCAGCCTACCCTATGTTGTCTCGAACTCATGGGCAG CCAGCGTCACCAACAACGGTGGGAAAGGAGATGGCAAACTTTGCAGCCAGATTATCTGATATAGGGAAGAGTTTCTCAGAGGTGAAGATACTAGGGAAATTTGCTGGTGCTGTTGGTAATTATAATGCCCATGTGGTTGCTTATCCAGAAGTTGACTGGCCTAAGGTGGCAGAAGAGTTTGTTAGATCCTTGGGTTTGCAATTCAACCCTTATGTGACTCAG ATTGAGCCTCATGACTACATATCAAAGCTCTTCAATCTGTTCATCCAGTTCAACAATGTGTTGACTGATTTTGATAGGGACATGTGGTCCTATATATCACTGGGCTACTTCAAGCAG ATACCAAAAGCTGGTGAGGTTGGTTCGTCCACTATGCCTCATAAAATCAATCCCATTGATTTTGAAAATAGTGATGGCAATTTGCATTTGGCGAATGGTATTTTGTCTGCTATAAGCATAAAGCTGCCGATATCCAGGCTGCAG CGTGATCTGACAGACTCGACTGTTCTGAGAAACTTGGGTGTGGGATTAGGTCATTCTCTATTGGCTTACAAAGCTACAATACGTGGAATCAGCAAGGTTCAG GTGAATGAATCACGTTTGGCTGAAGACCTGGAGAAAACTTGGGAGGTCCTTGCTGAGCCAATACAGACT GTGATGCGGAGATATGGAATACCTGAACCTTATGAGAAGCTGAAGGAGCTGACTAGAGGCCAAGCTGTCACCAAGGATAGCATGCAGCAGTTCGTTGATGGTCTAGACATACCAGAGGAGGTTCGATCAAAACTTGCAAAGCTAACCCCGCATTCTTATACTGGACTGGCAGAGGATTTGGCGAAAGACATCGAGAAGTTGGTTGATCTAGAATCTGGATTCAAGATCAAGTGA
- the LOC112873847 gene encoding uncharacterized protein LOC112873847, whose protein sequence is MGGSLVSMLRWPPDLGLPSLAALLPSPPAHLRLRVQEWWQWSSPEQLGAAAARRWPELVRDVPLLVDAALWGVVTAVESVALVSMMCCFFLCCGCTL, encoded by the coding sequence ATGGGGGGAAGCCTAGTGTCCATGCTCCGGTGGCCGCCGGACCTGGGCCTGCCCAGCCTGGCGGCGCTGCTCCCCTCGCCGCCAGCGCACCTCCGGCTCCGGGTCCAGGAGTGGTGGCAGTGGTCGAGCCCCGAgcagctcggcgcggcggcggcgcggcggtggccCGAGCTGGTGCGGGACGTGCCGCTCCTGGTGGACGCCGCGCTCTGGGGCGTCGTCACGGCCGTCGAGTCCGTCGCGCTCGTCTCCATGATGTGCTGCTTCTTCCTCTGCTGCGGCTGCACGCTCTGA
- the LOC112875147 gene encoding probable pre-mRNA-splicing factor ATP-dependent RNA helicase DEAH3 isoform X1, protein MGTERKRKVSLFDVVDETSVSAKLGRGATNGAAAAAGGANPTVNRWNGRPYSARYFEILEKRRTLPVWQQKDEFLRALRDNQTLILVGETGSGKTTQIPQFVLETEGLGNRSMVACTQPRRVAAMSVSRRVAEEMDVTIGEEVGYSIRFEDCSSHKTVLKYLTDGMLLREAMADPLLEKYKVIVLDEAHERTLATDVLFGLLKEVLKNRPDLKLVVMSATLEAEKFQGYFSSAPLMKVPGRLHPVEIFYTQEPERDYLEAAIRTVVQIHMCEPAGDILVFLTGEEEIEDACRKINKEINNMGDQVGPVKVVPLYSTLPPAMQQKIFEPAPAPLKEGGPPGRKIVVSTNIAETSLTIDGIVYVIDPGFSKQKVYNPRIRVESLLVSPISKASAHQRAGRAGRTQPGKCFRLYTEKSFNEDLQPQTYPEILRSNLANTVLTLKKLGIDDLVHFDFMDPPAPETLMRALEVLNYLGALDDDGNLTQLGEMMSEFPLDPQMSKMLVISPKYNCSNEILSISAMLSVPNCFLRPREAQKAADEAKARFGHIDGDHLTLLNVYHAYKQNNEDPQWCYENFINARALKSADNVRQQLVRIMTRFNLKMCSTDFNNREYYVNIRKALLAGYFMQVAHLERTGHYLTVKDNQVVHLHPSNCMDHKPEWVIYNEYVLTTRNFIRTVTDIRGEWLIDIAPHYYDLSNFPSCEAKRVLERLYNKRERERTTNRG, encoded by the exons ATGGGGACGGAGCGGAAGCGGAAGGTGAGCCTCTTCGACGTGGTCGACGAGACCTCCGTCTCCGCCAAGCTCGGCCGCGGCGCCACcaacggcgccgccgccgccgcgggcgggGCCAACCCCACCGTCAACCGGTGGAACGGGCGGCCATACTCGGCGCGGTATTTTGAGATCCTCGAGAAGCGCCGCACGCTCCCCGTGTGGCAGCAGAAGGACGAGTTCCTCCGCGCCCTCCGcgacaaccagaccctcatccTCGTCGGCGAAACGGGAAGCGGAAAGACCACCCAG ATCCCCCAATTCGTACTCGAGACTGAAGGCCTGGGTAACCGCTCAATGGTTGCCTGCACTCAGCCGCGGAGGGTTGCAGCAATGTCAGTCTCCAGGCGTGTGGCTGAGGAAATGGATGTTACTATTGGGGAGGAAGTGGGATACAGCATCCGTTTTGAGGATTGCAGCAGCCACAAAACTGTTCTCAA ATATTTGACAGATGGTATGCTTCTGAGAGAAGCAATGGCAGACCCACTTTTAGAGAAGTACAAGGTGATTGTTCTTGATGAGGCTCATGAGAGAACATTGGCAACAGATGTTCTGTTTGGGCTTCTGAAAGAGGTTCTAAAAAATAGACCGGATTTGAAGCTTGTCGTTATGAGTGCTACCCTTGAAGCAGAGAAATTTCAGGGTTACTTCAGTAGCGCACCATTGATGAAGGTACCAGGGAGACTTCACCCGGTTGAAATCTTCTATACTCAAGAACCAGAAAGGGACTACCTAGAGGCTGCTATCAGGACAGTTGTGCAAATACACATGTGTGAACCTGCTGGTGATATCCTTGTATTCCTTACGGGAGAAGAGGAGATTGAGGATGCCTGTCGTAAAATTAATAAGGAAATTAATAACATGGGAGATCAGGTTGGCCCAGTTAAAGTTGTGCCTTTGTATTCTACGCTGCCTCCAGCCATGCAGCAGAAGATTTTTGAGCCTGCTCCTGCCCCGTTGAAGGAAGGAGGCCCTCCTGGGAGAAAAATTGTTGTGTCTACAAACATTGCTGAGACATCCTTAACTATAGATGGTATAGTTTATGTGATAGACCCAGGATTTTCCAAACAGAAAGTTTACAACCCAAGGATAAGGGTGGAATCCCTCCTGGTGTCGCCAATTTCCAAGGCAAGTGCTCATCAGAGAGCTGGTCGTGCTGGAAGAACGCAGCCTGGAAAGTGCTTCAGGCTATACACAGAGAAGAGTTTTAATGAGGATTTGCAACCACAAACCTACCCAGAAATTCTTAGGTCGAACCTGGCAAATACAGTTCTTACCTTGAAGAAACTTGGAATTGATGATTTAGTACATTTTGACTTTATGGATCCTCCAGCACCGGAAACTCTTATGAGGGCTTTAGAGGTTTTGAACTACTTGGGGGCACTTGATGATGACGGTAATTTAACACAGTTAGGTGAAATGATGAGTGAGTTTCCCCTGGATCCACAAATGTCGAAGATGCTTGTCATCAGTCCAAAGTACAACTGTTCGAATGAGATCCTATCAATATCTGCCATGCTGTCAG TACCCAATTGCTTCCTCCGGCCTAGGGAGGCTCAAAAGGCTGCTGATGAGGCGAAGGCTCGATTTGGCCATATTGATGGGGACCATCTCACACTTCTGAATGTATACCATGCGTACAAGCAAAACA ATGAAGATCCCCAGTGGTGTTATGAGAACTTTATCAATGCCAGAGCACTAAAGTCTGCGGACAATGTCAGACAACAGCTTGTTCGCATCATGACTAGATTCAATCTCAAGATGTGCAGCACAGACTTCAATAACCGTGAGTACTATGTCAATATCAGGAAAGCACTGCTCGCAGGGTATTTCATGCAGGTTGCTCACCTGGAGCGCACTGGACATTACTTGACTGTAAAAGATAACCAG GTTGTCCATCTTCATCCCTCGAACTGCATGGACCATAAGCCAGAGTGGGTCATCTACAACGAATACGTCCTGACAACTAGGAATTTCATCCGCACTGTCACTGATATCCGTGGGGAATG GCTGATTGATATCGCTCCACACTACTATGATCTGAGCAACTTCCCGTCATGCGAGGCAAAGCGTGTTCTCGAGAGGCTGTATAACAAGCGGGAGAGGGAAAGGACCACGAACAGAGGTTGA
- the LOC112875147 gene encoding probable pre-mRNA-splicing factor ATP-dependent RNA helicase DEAH2 isoform X2, producing the protein MLLREAMADPLLEKYKVIVLDEAHERTLATDVLFGLLKEVLKNRPDLKLVVMSATLEAEKFQGYFSSAPLMKVPGRLHPVEIFYTQEPERDYLEAAIRTVVQIHMCEPAGDILVFLTGEEEIEDACRKINKEINNMGDQVGPVKVVPLYSTLPPAMQQKIFEPAPAPLKEGGPPGRKIVVSTNIAETSLTIDGIVYVIDPGFSKQKVYNPRIRVESLLVSPISKASAHQRAGRAGRTQPGKCFRLYTEKSFNEDLQPQTYPEILRSNLANTVLTLKKLGIDDLVHFDFMDPPAPETLMRALEVLNYLGALDDDGNLTQLGEMMSEFPLDPQMSKMLVISPKYNCSNEILSISAMLSVPNCFLRPREAQKAADEAKARFGHIDGDHLTLLNVYHAYKQNNEDPQWCYENFINARALKSADNVRQQLVRIMTRFNLKMCSTDFNNREYYVNIRKALLAGYFMQVAHLERTGHYLTVKDNQVVHLHPSNCMDHKPEWVIYNEYVLTTRNFIRTVTDIRGEWLIDIAPHYYDLSNFPSCEAKRVLERLYNKRERERTTNRG; encoded by the exons ATGCTTCTGAGAGAAGCAATGGCAGACCCACTTTTAGAGAAGTACAAGGTGATTGTTCTTGATGAGGCTCATGAGAGAACATTGGCAACAGATGTTCTGTTTGGGCTTCTGAAAGAGGTTCTAAAAAATAGACCGGATTTGAAGCTTGTCGTTATGAGTGCTACCCTTGAAGCAGAGAAATTTCAGGGTTACTTCAGTAGCGCACCATTGATGAAGGTACCAGGGAGACTTCACCCGGTTGAAATCTTCTATACTCAAGAACCAGAAAGGGACTACCTAGAGGCTGCTATCAGGACAGTTGTGCAAATACACATGTGTGAACCTGCTGGTGATATCCTTGTATTCCTTACGGGAGAAGAGGAGATTGAGGATGCCTGTCGTAAAATTAATAAGGAAATTAATAACATGGGAGATCAGGTTGGCCCAGTTAAAGTTGTGCCTTTGTATTCTACGCTGCCTCCAGCCATGCAGCAGAAGATTTTTGAGCCTGCTCCTGCCCCGTTGAAGGAAGGAGGCCCTCCTGGGAGAAAAATTGTTGTGTCTACAAACATTGCTGAGACATCCTTAACTATAGATGGTATAGTTTATGTGATAGACCCAGGATTTTCCAAACAGAAAGTTTACAACCCAAGGATAAGGGTGGAATCCCTCCTGGTGTCGCCAATTTCCAAGGCAAGTGCTCATCAGAGAGCTGGTCGTGCTGGAAGAACGCAGCCTGGAAAGTGCTTCAGGCTATACACAGAGAAGAGTTTTAATGAGGATTTGCAACCACAAACCTACCCAGAAATTCTTAGGTCGAACCTGGCAAATACAGTTCTTACCTTGAAGAAACTTGGAATTGATGATTTAGTACATTTTGACTTTATGGATCCTCCAGCACCGGAAACTCTTATGAGGGCTTTAGAGGTTTTGAACTACTTGGGGGCACTTGATGATGACGGTAATTTAACACAGTTAGGTGAAATGATGAGTGAGTTTCCCCTGGATCCACAAATGTCGAAGATGCTTGTCATCAGTCCAAAGTACAACTGTTCGAATGAGATCCTATCAATATCTGCCATGCTGTCAG TACCCAATTGCTTCCTCCGGCCTAGGGAGGCTCAAAAGGCTGCTGATGAGGCGAAGGCTCGATTTGGCCATATTGATGGGGACCATCTCACACTTCTGAATGTATACCATGCGTACAAGCAAAACA ATGAAGATCCCCAGTGGTGTTATGAGAACTTTATCAATGCCAGAGCACTAAAGTCTGCGGACAATGTCAGACAACAGCTTGTTCGCATCATGACTAGATTCAATCTCAAGATGTGCAGCACAGACTTCAATAACCGTGAGTACTATGTCAATATCAGGAAAGCACTGCTCGCAGGGTATTTCATGCAGGTTGCTCACCTGGAGCGCACTGGACATTACTTGACTGTAAAAGATAACCAG GTTGTCCATCTTCATCCCTCGAACTGCATGGACCATAAGCCAGAGTGGGTCATCTACAACGAATACGTCCTGACAACTAGGAATTTCATCCGCACTGTCACTGATATCCGTGGGGAATG GCTGATTGATATCGCTCCACACTACTATGATCTGAGCAACTTCCCGTCATGCGAGGCAAAGCGTGTTCTCGAGAGGCTGTATAACAAGCGGGAGAGGGAAAGGACCACGAACAGAGGTTGA